The Plectropomus leopardus isolate mb unplaced genomic scaffold, YSFRI_Pleo_2.0 unplaced_scaffold10135, whole genome shotgun sequence genome segment GGACTTGGGACTTTACTAGAAGAGACTTTGGTGACTGACATTTGTGTAGGGCTGTTGCCTTCAGTTTGACTAAGAGGCTTTGTGGTACTAGAGATACTGAGGCTCTCCACATGTGAGATCTCAGAGGTGACACTTCCACCATCATCTATCTGTTGTATCTGGGTGAACTGAAGACTCTTGGATGATGCAATGACTACTGTGGGACCAGCTGAAGATGAAGGAGCTGAACAACCATCTTCATCTATATGGAGTTCAAGTGGAAGAGGGGTACAGGAGGGAGTAGTGAAACTAGAGGTTAGGAGAGTATCCACTGAACCAATATTAGGAATTATAGATGGGGTGGCTCCTGGGGAACCAGCTTCCAATAAAGGGTCTACAGCCTCCTGATTCACAGACAACTGAGAGCCAGACTGAATGGGGCGTAATGATAAGGAAttgcaaaatacaaacaaagacaagacaTAAACAgtggaagagaaaagaaagagagaacagGGAAAACACATTGAGAATGAAAGGAATTAACAGAAAAATTGTCTCTCACACAAAGCCAAGCAGGTGCAGGGTTCATTCACAGTAATTGTTCTTGGTTTACTACAAAATGAACTGGAAATAAGCAAGCAGCAAGGCGTAGCTCTGCTCCTGGACAGAGGAGGACCAGCTGCTGTCAAGCACAGAGCTTTCCACGTCCTGCCGGAGCTCCAACTGCAGAGCAAAGGTGGCAGCAAGGCCTGATCTGGGTCTGTCCAAGTTGCGCTGTCGTCTGATATAGAGGCATTGTATTAAATAGAGACTGTTTAATAACCGATTGAAAACTCCTTGTAGTTGATAAATAGCAGTCCACGTCCGTGTTCACATGAACCGTACTCAGTACTATCATTTCAAGTGGACTCAAGCATGGTACACTGATCCTTGCTCGAGTACGGTAAACAGTGTTAACtccaataaaacaaactgaactgtgGGGTCAGGTGTACTCAGTCTGGGTCTGGGTGTTGAATATGAAGAACGTGATTATTGCCCTCAGACACGCAGGGGGCGACATAATCACTTTTTTAAGTctcaacaaaaatgtcacattgtaATCTTCACAGAGATAGCATTTATCCCTCTGTAGTCCTCTGGATTGCATTATGTATATTGTCAACATATGATGACTTCCTGTGTTAACCCTACAACTTCCTCTATGAATGCAAGCTTGCGATAAAGTTGCACAGTCACAAAGATATAGCGCAACAAACATAAATCTAGTCTAGTCTAAtctatgtgatttttttggccaagcCTGACAACAACTTACAAGTACACTTGAAATTAAAAGCTACTTGTCAATTACTGGTCAGTTCTAAAACATTCTAGTCCAAAACAAAGGGTGGGTTAATAAGAAACATTTATATTATCCCTTGAGGTAAATGAAGTGCATTTATGCCTCTACATTCATGCCATTGCAACAATGTAACAGTAGAACATCGGTTTTAGGAAAACTAAacaattttattgtgaaacattgcCTGCAGCAGCAATCCATGTGAAATTTCAAGGCCACAAATATGGAAATGACACTCATTAAAATGAGCCTGATCCTAGACCCTACTTTTAACAATTAGCAGTCGTGTAAACCCTTAAAACTCTGCAGCTCAGTCTTGAACAGTTGAATGATGCCAAAAATAGACATCCTCCATCCAGTATGCAAACTCCCATGACCCAAAATGTACCCACTGCCATACTCACATTGCTTTGGACTTTGAAGTCAGACAGGGAGGCCATTAGCTCATCCAGCTCTCGTGTGGCAGAGGAGGCAGACATTCTGGCTTGCTGCTGTGCTGGTGTTTCCTCCTGTCCATCTGTTTGTTCATCTGACACAGCCAATGGTGTGGGActaaagaagaaacaaacaaaatcaactATACTTATTGTGGGCTATCCATGTTGACTGTTAATATAACAGTCTTGAGCATGAATTTCAAAATTGCTTTAATAATTTGTCGCTTACATGGGTGAGGGCACAGAACTTTCCAGCTCATCCAGAAGGCTCTCTACACTTGGTCGTACATCCTCTATTCCCCGAGTTGCTGCACTGCGTTTAGGCTTTTCTGATACAGGTGGAGCAACCTTGCCTGCAGAGGAGACTCCGTTCTCCTGGACACTGTGGATGACGCTGCTGGCGGGCAG includes the following:
- the LOC121963158 gene encoding flocculation protein FLO11-like, which encodes LGSNLSELDRLLLELNAVQQSTPAFPTEEETAPPLPASSVIHSVQENGVSSAGKVAPPVSEKPKRSAATRGIEDVRPSVESLLDELESSVPSPIPTPLAVSDEQTDGQEETPAQQQARMSASSATRELDELMASLSDFKVQSNSGSQLSVNQEAVDPLLEAGSPGATPSIIPNIGSVDTLLTSSFTTPSCTPLPLELHIDEDGCSAPSSSAGPTVVIASSKSLQFTQIQQIDDGGSVTSEISHVESLSISSTTKPLSQTEGNSPTQMSVTKVSSSKVPSPLEKSPVTVSNISSHVPTARGPSPVVVSKSPSPVTVSVNPSPIPKAKSPSPTDLKCSNLSQSDKNPSPVPKSPVPISHSPKAAPKTASPVTVPRLSSPVPKSSSPVTLPDIYSPVTAPKSASPETVPKCASPVSVPRLSSPAPKIANPVTVPNISSSASIPKNSSPETLPKGAASP